The DNA region GATTGGGTTTGCTACAGCCTGTCATTCCATTTGACGAACGCGGCGGAAGCACTTCGGGAAAGCATGCGAATCCTACGGCCTCGCGGTTTCTTCACAATAACGCACGTCCTCGCGGATCTTGAGACTGATCCCTTTCAGCTCGAAATCGAAAATCTTATACGCGACATGGCACCGGCTCTACGACGGTCGCGGACCGCCCTCATCGGCCAGATGGGCACCTACGAGGCGCTCCTCAACCAGTATCCTGGCCTCGGGAACTGTATTTTTCTCGCGACCAGCCAAGCGATACCGATGAGCGAGGAGCGGTATGTCAACTACTGGCGTGGGCGGCATGATATTCCCAGTCAGGTCTCCTCGGAATTGTGGAATTCCATACTGCAAATGATCGGGGAGACCTTCCGAAGGCGGCAGCCGGTCAACCTGAGATTCCGCTCTGCAGCTTGGCATGCGCAAAGGGTGTGATGTGCTCGCCATGTCTCAAGATGATCAAGAAGGCTGAGCCAGCGGTGGTTCGCCACTGTGACTTCGCTCGAAATGGACGAGGCAGAGCCGGCAGCCGTTGCGGCATAGCAAGGGTGATGCTGGCTGGTAGGGCAACGTGCAGGACCTGCCAGCTGAGCACGGTTCGCAAGGATGTCAAATTCAGCAGGAGGACAGTATGGGACGCAATGGTGAAATGAAGCTGGGGGTGTACCTCGCACAAGCGGGAGTTCACGAAGGAGCGTGGCGCGATCCGAGCGTGCCGGCAAACGGTGGCGTCGATATCGGTTATTATGCTGATCTGGCAACTCTCGCCGAAAGCGCAGCATTGCATTTCGTATTCCTCCCCGATAGCCCAAGCGTCTTGGAACGGGATGAGGCCACGATCGCTCGGTCGAGCCGAAACGATGCGTTCGAGCCGATCACGCTGTTGTCGGCACTCTCGATGAAAACAGACAGGATCGGTCTCATCGGGACAGCTACAACGACCTACAATCAGCCCTATCATCTTGCGCGCTTGTTCGCCTCGCTCGACCACCTCTCGCGTGGACGCGCGGGCTGGAACATTGTTACGTCGGGGTACAAGTTCGAAGCACAGAATTTCGGTGAAAGCGAACTTCCGGATCATGACACGCGCTATGCTCGAGCCAAGGAATTCGTGCAAGTTGTCACGGGCCTTTGGGACACATGGGAAGATGACGCTTTCGTCCGCGACAAGCAAAGTGGTATTTTCGTAGACACCAAGAAGCTGCATTTGCTTAACCACCGAGGGGAGCACTTGTCAGTTCGCGGCCCCCTTAATATTGCAAGGCCGCCGCAAGGATATCCCGTATTGGTTCAAGCTGGCGCATCTGATACCGGAACAGCATTCGCCGCCAAATTCGGCGAGATCGTGTTCGGCGCCGCCCCCTACGTAGAGGATGGAAAACGACAGTATGCAACCCTCAAAGAGAAAGCGCGCGCATTCGGGCGCGAGGACGATCAGGTGCAAGTCATGCCTGGCATTGTACCGGTCGTTGGGAGGACAAAGCAGGAGGCCTCCGACAAGCTTGAAAGGCTGCACTCAGCTGTGCACATCGACGTTCTGACCGGACTAGCCGATCGGTTACTGGGCTTTGTCACCGAGCTGCGTTCAACGGACCTCGACTCGCTGGTTCCCGAGACGCTACCGCAGACAAATTTCATCCAGAGCCGTCAAAAGCTGCTCCTCGAGATGGCCGCTCGCGAGAAATTCAGCTGGAGACAACTGATCCGCTATATATCGGATAGCAAAGGCCAGCTCTTGGTTGTTGGTACGCCGGACGAAATTGCAGACGTCATGGTGGATAGGTTTGATCAACGCGCGGCCGATGGATTTAACATTATACCGGAAACCTTTCCCGGCGGACTGAAGGATTTTGTTGAGCTCGTCGTGCCCGAGTTGCGTCGACGAGGCAAATTCAGATCCAAATACTCCGGACAAACACTAAGAGACAACCTGGGCCTCAAGCGGCCGGTTAATCGGTTCACGAGCGCAGGTGTAAGCGACGTCCGTGCAGAAGTGCCGCAGCCCTCGCACTAAACCTGTTTTGGCAGGGAGATCGCAAGCTCTCGGCCATTGCGAGGATCGAAAGCTTGCATTCAATTGGGAATGAGCAAGCTGCGTGCGGTTTTCAAGAGGAGCCTGGTTGGTGGTCCTGTCGTCAAGCGGGGACAGTGTCGACCCCAGTAGATAGGACAGTTTGCTAGCAGGTTCATGGCCTTCGCAGTCGTCTCTTCGCCGGGAGCGCCGCATAGCTATATTCACGGGGGCGTCAGCCCGATGTTGTCCTGAGGGCCTTAAGTCCCGCTTGATGCGTTGCCGCA from Bradyrhizobium sp. B124 includes:
- a CDS encoding class I SAM-dependent methyltransferase; protein product: MQGVKRPSFGSFSEIAEFYPAFPPYSRRLLQVLVDQVKHLTGSPVFGDIGAGTGAIAYTLADMGLAGYAIEPESQMVAVGQRRSPTYPAISWINAPGENTTLADESLDWVCYSLSFHLTNAAEALRESMRILRPRGFFTITHVLADLETDPFQLEIENLIRDMAPALRRSRTALIGQMGTYEALLNQYPGLGNCIFLATSQAIPMSEERYVNYWRGRHDIPSQVSSELWNSILQMIGETFRRRQPVNLRFRSAAWHAQRV
- a CDS encoding LLM class flavin-dependent oxidoreductase; translated protein: MGRNGEMKLGVYLAQAGVHEGAWRDPSVPANGGVDIGYYADLATLAESAALHFVFLPDSPSVLERDEATIARSSRNDAFEPITLLSALSMKTDRIGLIGTATTTYNQPYHLARLFASLDHLSRGRAGWNIVTSGYKFEAQNFGESELPDHDTRYARAKEFVQVVTGLWDTWEDDAFVRDKQSGIFVDTKKLHLLNHRGEHLSVRGPLNIARPPQGYPVLVQAGASDTGTAFAAKFGEIVFGAAPYVEDGKRQYATLKEKARAFGREDDQVQVMPGIVPVVGRTKQEASDKLERLHSAVHIDVLTGLADRLLGFVTELRSTDLDSLVPETLPQTNFIQSRQKLLLEMAAREKFSWRQLIRYISDSKGQLLVVGTPDEIADVMVDRFDQRAADGFNIIPETFPGGLKDFVELVVPELRRRGKFRSKYSGQTLRDNLGLKRPVNRFTSAGVSDVRAEVPQPSH